A genome region from Acinetobacter lwoffii includes the following:
- a CDS encoding TonB-dependent copper receptor, translating to MAQPKFSLQPLAAAICVACYSSIVMANDAMPVQTFAPIVVTSAAGNDANGLIVRADPKQPIQPIPASDGADYLQSIVGFSSVNSGAGTNGDVTFRGMFGSRIKILTDGTENLGACPSRMDSPTSYISPESYDRISVIKGPQTVQYANTGSAATVIFERTPEQFDQDQNYRGQASVLMGSFGRLDHNVEVAAGDEQKYIRLNTNRSVSNSYQDGDGNTVPSDWERWNTDLAIGWTPDEDTWVELSGGKADGESVYAGRTMDGSQFARESLGLRVQKQNLTETLKKVEAQVNYNFNDHIMDNFSLRQVDEPNKAMTVTRRTLNSRLSMTHEWDKLQLVSGVDSQLNKHAGGMYHSTKPMMNSHVTTDMEFQSIGGFGELSYDLEDDNKVVSGLRIDQVNIDSVKRGIDRKETLPSAFIRFENHHPDHDDGKTYIGLGYVERMPDYWELFSPKTGNDNVNTFANIDIEKTLQFDFGYQHEHGHFNSWASAYAGLINDYVLTTYKPTGMMGMLEAHTRNVDATIAGAEAGIGYQFTDRLQADISAMYAWGENTTDNTPLPQISPLEARVNLRYVQDKYNFGLLWRVVDGQNRISLNEGNIVGYDNKQSAGFGTLSLNGSYHVMDSVDISVGVDNVLDRTYTEHLNKMGASGTGLPTTEQFNNMGRNYWARVSMKF from the coding sequence ATGGCTCAGCCTAAATTTTCTTTACAGCCACTTGCGGCTGCGATTTGTGTTGCTTGTTATTCTTCGATAGTGATGGCCAATGACGCCATGCCAGTGCAGACGTTTGCCCCGATTGTGGTGACATCGGCAGCAGGTAATGATGCCAATGGGCTGATTGTCCGCGCCGACCCTAAACAGCCGATTCAACCGATTCCTGCCAGTGATGGTGCGGATTATTTACAAAGTATTGTTGGCTTTAGTTCGGTCAATAGCGGTGCCGGCACCAATGGTGATGTGACATTCCGCGGTATGTTTGGTTCACGAATTAAGATCCTGACTGATGGCACTGAAAACCTGGGCGCCTGTCCAAGTCGTATGGATTCGCCGACCTCCTATATTTCTCCGGAAAGCTATGACCGTATTTCGGTGATTAAAGGACCGCAAACGGTTCAGTATGCCAATACTGGCTCTGCGGCCACGGTGATTTTCGAACGTACACCGGAACAGTTTGATCAAGATCAAAACTATCGTGGTCAGGCCAGTGTCTTGATGGGATCTTTCGGGCGCCTTGATCATAATGTCGAAGTCGCAGCAGGCGATGAACAGAAATATATCCGTCTGAATACCAATCGTTCGGTATCGAATAGTTATCAAGATGGGGATGGAAATACAGTTCCTTCAGACTGGGAACGCTGGAATACTGATTTGGCGATTGGCTGGACACCAGATGAAGATACTTGGGTCGAGCTAAGTGGCGGTAAGGCAGATGGTGAATCAGTTTATGCTGGCCGTACGATGGATGGCTCTCAATTTGCACGTGAAAGTTTAGGTTTGCGTGTACAAAAACAAAACCTAACAGAGACACTTAAGAAAGTAGAAGCACAGGTCAACTACAATTTTAATGACCATATCATGGATAATTTTAGCTTACGTCAAGTTGATGAACCTAATAAAGCCATGACCGTTACACGTCGAACTTTAAATTCACGACTATCAATGACTCATGAGTGGGATAAGCTACAGTTAGTCAGTGGTGTAGATTCTCAATTAAATAAACATGCGGGCGGTATGTACCATTCGACTAAACCCATGATGAACTCTCATGTAACAACAGATATGGAGTTTCAATCCATTGGTGGTTTTGGTGAATTGAGCTATGATCTAGAAGATGATAATAAAGTCGTTTCAGGCTTGCGTATTGATCAAGTCAATATTGATTCAGTTAAGCGTGGTATTGATCGTAAAGAGACTTTACCGAGTGCCTTTATTCGTTTTGAAAATCATCATCCCGATCATGACGATGGCAAGACCTATATTGGTCTGGGTTATGTCGAGCGTATGCCGGATTACTGGGAATTGTTTAGTCCTAAAACGGGAAATGATAACGTCAATACTTTTGCCAATATTGATATTGAAAAGACATTACAGTTTGATTTTGGTTATCAACATGAGCATGGTCATTTCAACTCATGGGCATCCGCATACGCAGGTTTGATTAATGATTATGTGTTAACGACATATAAACCTACTGGCATGATGGGAATGCTTGAAGCACATACCCGTAATGTCGATGCCACTATCGCTGGTGCAGAAGCTGGAATTGGTTACCAGTTTACTGACCGCCTGCAGGCCGATATCAGCGCCATGTATGCCTGGGGTGAAAACACCACAGATAATACGCCGTTACCACAAATCTCTCCTTTAGAAGCCCGTGTTAACTTGCGCTATGTTCAAGACAAATATAATTTTGGATTGCTATGGCGTGTAGTAGATGGTCAAAACCGGATCAGTCTTAACGAAGGTAATATTGTGGGTTATGACAACAAGCAGAGCGCAGGTTTTGGCACTTTGTCTTTAAACGGTAGCTACCATGTCATGGATAGCGTGGATATATCAGTCGGAGTCGATAATGTCCTAGACCGGACTTATACCGAGCACTTAAATAAAATGGGTGCTTCCGGGACAGGTTTACCAACAACCGAGCAGTTTAATAATATGGGACGTAATTACTGGGCACGTGTCAGTATGAAATTCTAA
- a CDS encoding DUF2946 family protein, giving the protein MFLRAGLLFAFAAVFLQIAVFLQPLLPKQYQVAPVCETITRALFIATDAHAQHSAGEHSHLIQSDHLQHDHHDANHQCQYCKVHANLVLPPDLDIKQVLDRIHVRLIAYQKTFKHVWFVLQQLFLIPQGRAPPLPA; this is encoded by the coding sequence GTGTTTTTACGCGCGGGGCTGCTATTTGCATTTGCAGCTGTGTTTCTACAGATTGCTGTATTTTTACAGCCTTTGTTACCGAAGCAATATCAGGTTGCTCCGGTCTGTGAAACCATCACGCGTGCGCTTTTTATCGCGACAGATGCTCATGCGCAGCATAGCGCTGGCGAGCATAGTCACCTTATCCAATCTGATCATCTTCAACATGATCATCATGATGCCAATCATCAGTGTCAGTACTGTAAGGTTCATGCCAATTTAGTCTTACCGCCTGATCTGGACATCAAACAGGTTCTTGACCGGATTCATGTCCGTTTAATTGCCTATCAAAAAACCTTTAAGCATGTCTGGTTTGTCCTTCAGCAACTCTTCTTAATTCCTCAGGGGCGAGCGCCACCACTGCCTGCATAA
- the def gene encoding peptide deformylase, which translates to MALLPILSFPDPRLRTIAQPVEEVTDEIRQLAADMFETMYEAPGIGLAATQVDRHIQLIVMDLSEDKDQPMVFINPKITPLTEETQPYEEGCLSVPQIYDKVDRPSRVKIEAINLQGQAFELDADGLLAVCIQHEMDHLNGKLFVDYLSPLKRQRAREKVEKLVRQRNKDKVAVKR; encoded by the coding sequence ATGGCCTTATTACCTATTTTAAGTTTCCCGGATCCCCGTCTTCGTACCATTGCCCAACCTGTCGAAGAAGTAACTGATGAAATTCGTCAGCTCGCTGCAGATATGTTTGAAACCATGTATGAAGCACCAGGTATCGGACTTGCCGCGACTCAGGTGGATCGTCATATTCAGCTGATTGTTATGGATCTGTCTGAAGATAAAGATCAACCGATGGTGTTTATTAACCCCAAAATTACACCATTGACTGAAGAAACGCAGCCCTACGAAGAAGGCTGTCTATCAGTTCCTCAAATATACGATAAAGTTGACCGTCCGTCACGTGTAAAAATCGAGGCAATTAATCTGCAAGGTCAAGCATTTGAGCTTGATGCTGACGGACTTCTCGCTGTGTGTATCCAACATGAAATGGATCACTTAAATGGCAAATTATTTGTTGATTATTTATCACCATTAAAACGTCAACGTGCACGTGAAAAAGTGGAAAAACTGGTTCGCCAGCGTAATAAAGACAAGGTGGCAGTGAAACGCTAG
- a CDS encoding LysM peptidoglycan-binding domain-containing protein produces MKKVLKGMPFFSALGFKNQMLALAICVGVSMGTIHSAEAAPARNVNPPALKASAPNVYVVKKGDTLWDISKRFLKNPVRWPEIWASNKHVKNPHWIFPGDRLLMCDYQGRPIIGKDEGDGCEGIISRYLGSTSLQPQIRVESLNNTIPVIPLEHIKQWLERYTLMAPDSVQGTPYILGTADQRVLAGKGQKVYVRGNGLEVGKRYAVYREAEPYVFTDANGKKYTAALELQQVASGIAVRGEGDVTTLELTDSYNAEVRRGDRVLPEYDPMLPTLFYPTNAENIAAGGQIVRVLGSIGTAARHSVVTIDRGTAHGVQTGHVFSVNQKGEVVTDPKTKERVQLPGERIGQIMVFKNFDQLSYAYVLESELPIKVGAGIQAPLLDE; encoded by the coding sequence ATGAAAAAGGTTTTAAAGGGCATGCCATTTTTTAGTGCCTTGGGGTTTAAAAATCAGATGCTGGCACTTGCTATTTGTGTAGGCGTCAGTATGGGGACCATTCATTCCGCCGAGGCAGCACCTGCACGTAACGTCAATCCACCGGCATTAAAAGCCAGTGCACCGAACGTGTATGTGGTGAAAAAAGGAGATACACTTTGGGATATCTCGAAACGCTTCCTGAAAAATCCGGTACGTTGGCCGGAAATCTGGGCCAGCAACAAGCACGTCAAAAATCCACACTGGATTTTCCCGGGTGACCGCCTACTGATGTGTGATTACCAGGGCCGTCCGATTATTGGTAAAGACGAAGGTGATGGTTGTGAAGGCATTATCAGCCGTTATCTGGGTAGCACCTCCTTGCAACCTCAGATTCGGGTTGAATCGTTAAACAATACCATTCCAGTAATTCCACTAGAACATATCAAGCAGTGGTTGGAACGCTACACCCTGATGGCACCTGATTCAGTTCAAGGTACGCCATATATTCTTGGAACTGCCGATCAGCGCGTACTGGCAGGCAAAGGCCAGAAAGTCTATGTACGTGGTAACGGTCTGGAAGTTGGTAAACGCTATGCCGTGTATCGCGAAGCTGAACCGTATGTATTTACCGATGCGAATGGCAAGAAATATACGGCTGCACTCGAGCTGCAACAGGTGGCATCCGGTATTGCAGTTCGTGGCGAAGGTGATGTCACCACACTTGAACTGACAGATAGTTACAATGCTGAAGTACGTCGCGGTGATCGTGTCTTACCAGAATACGATCCAATGTTACCGACTCTGTTCTATCCGACCAATGCAGAAAATATTGCTGCCGGTGGCCAGATTGTGCGTGTATTGGGGTCAATTGGTACAGCAGCACGTCATAGTGTTGTCACCATTGACCGTGGTACAGCACATGGAGTTCAGACGGGTCATGTCTTTAGTGTGAATCAAAAAGGTGAAGTGGTCACTGATCCTAAAACTAAAGAACGTGTGCAATTGCCAGGTGAGCGTATTGGCCAAATCATGGTATTCAAAAACTTCGATCAATTAAGCTATGCCTATGTGCTAGAGAGCGAATTACCAATCAAGGTTGGTGCAGGAATTCAAGCACCTCTTTTAGATGAATAA
- the dprA gene encoding DNA-processing protein DprA: protein MLNPLSRAQLETITLWYLVQHSLSSFYKISQHYAELAHALQPDQVPVWQALGLHANHVQRLKEFYLPEARQKFQRCLQQIQQDSDFILLHSDPHYPQQLHPYADKPPIIFGQGRSDTLLQAQIAIVGSRKPSPHGRQVAYDFAFYLSEQGFYINSGLAYGIDEAAHRAALQHQGTIAVMATGLDQTYPAQHQSLRQQIIEHDGAVISEFLPDTLPLQHHFPRRNRIVSGLSLGVIVAEAALKSGSLITAKLAAEQGKTVFAIPGHIYSEHHQGCHQLIREGAILIDHPQQVIEELALATQWQALENTPKLEVAAAESQQIPPHLLSLYNQLDWVGQSLDQLGTQVQQEVSALTSQLMELELLGFCTQQAGLYLRCRILK from the coding sequence ATGCTGAACCCGTTATCACGCGCGCAACTGGAAACAATTACGTTATGGTATCTAGTTCAGCATTCTCTTTCGAGTTTCTATAAAATCAGTCAACATTATGCCGAACTGGCGCATGCCCTTCAGCCGGATCAAGTACCCGTCTGGCAAGCACTCGGCCTTCATGCCAATCATGTGCAGCGCTTAAAAGAGTTTTACCTCCCAGAAGCGCGGCAAAAATTTCAGCGATGTCTGCAGCAGATCCAGCAGGATAGCGATTTTATTTTGCTGCACAGCGATCCGCATTATCCTCAGCAGTTGCATCCTTATGCAGATAAACCACCGATCATTTTTGGTCAGGGTAGATCCGATACCCTGCTTCAGGCACAGATTGCCATTGTGGGCAGCCGCAAACCCAGTCCACACGGCCGGCAAGTAGCTTATGACTTTGCTTTTTATTTGAGTGAACAGGGTTTCTATATCAATAGCGGTCTGGCATACGGTATTGATGAAGCAGCGCATCGGGCTGCGTTACAGCATCAAGGGACAATTGCAGTGATGGCGACTGGACTGGATCAAACCTATCCAGCACAACATCAATCACTACGCCAGCAAATCATTGAGCACGATGGTGCAGTCATCAGTGAGTTTCTACCAGATACGCTGCCTTTGCAACACCATTTCCCACGGCGCAACCGAATCGTCAGTGGTTTAAGTCTAGGTGTGATTGTGGCAGAGGCTGCATTAAAAAGTGGTTCTCTGATTACGGCTAAACTGGCAGCTGAGCAAGGTAAAACTGTGTTTGCCATTCCGGGACATATTTACAGCGAGCATCATCAGGGCTGCCACCAACTGATTCGTGAAGGTGCAATTTTGATTGATCACCCGCAGCAGGTCATCGAAGAACTGGCACTGGCGACGCAATGGCAGGCTTTGGAAAATACTCCCAAACTGGAAGTCGCTGCAGCAGAATCACAACAGATCCCACCACATCTTCTTAGTCTGTATAATCAGCTGGACTGGGTGGGACAGAGTTTGGATCAACTGGGAACGCAGGTTCAGCAAGAGGTATCTGCTTTGACCAGCCAACTCATGGAACTGGAGTTACTCGGTTTTTGTACCCAGCAAGCCGGCCTCTATCTACGTTGTCGGATTCTCAAATAA
- a CDS encoding L-threonylcarbamoyladenylate synthase translates to MITTSVAEAAAWLKDGQVLAYPTEAVWGLGCDPYNEQAFHQILELKQRPIEKGVILLAAHLSQVEHLLQDLTEEMREKVIESWNHDRPADRATTWLLPANKDIPDWIKGHHPKVAVRVTTHPLCVALCQAFGGFIVSTSANPAGMEPARSLQDAIRYFDQNLNYLNGDLGLSQQPSRIIDAVTGAIIRD, encoded by the coding sequence ATGATCACTACCTCTGTTGCCGAAGCAGCAGCATGGCTTAAAGATGGACAAGTCTTGGCATATCCTACAGAGGCTGTTTGGGGCTTGGGTTGCGACCCCTATAATGAACAGGCATTTCATCAGATTTTAGAATTAAAACAGCGCCCGATTGAAAAAGGCGTGATTCTGCTGGCAGCTCATCTTTCACAGGTAGAACATCTGTTGCAGGATTTAACTGAAGAAATGCGTGAAAAAGTGATTGAATCCTGGAACCATGACAGACCTGCTGATCGCGCGACCACCTGGTTACTTCCTGCAAATAAAGACATTCCTGACTGGATTAAAGGTCATCACCCTAAAGTAGCCGTCCGCGTGACCACTCACCCGCTCTGTGTCGCATTGTGTCAGGCCTTTGGCGGTTTTATCGTTTCTACCAGTGCCAACCCTGCCGGTATGGAACCTGCCCGCTCACTGCAGGATGCGATCCGCTATTTTGACCAGAATCTAAATTATCTGAATGGTGACCTCGGTTTAAGTCAGCAACCAAGCCGGATCATTGATGCAGTGACTGGCGCAATTATTCGTGACTGA
- a CDS encoding DMT family transporter, which yields MTQQQKAVWWAMALPLAAVLIWSLNMTVTRYVADYISPISISFYRWALALLILTPFMLPKVKAAWPEIRPYLGHFAVLSALGMVLYQGLAYSSAHYTTATNMGLINAFIPIFTIIVGIFVLRIRPTQAAVLGSLLSFIGLMYVMEQGQGLQFLTVGESYIGDLLMLIAVFFYACYGVFLKKWQIQIPLLVSLYIQIFMAFLYHIPLVLILGLDSINHANAASIIYAGIFPSIAAPLFWMMAVQQLGPNRSSIFMNLMPVFTAVVAYLWLGEAWTMYHSIGGGIILLGILWAQYPGRSA from the coding sequence ATGACACAGCAACAAAAGGCAGTCTGGTGGGCCATGGCCTTACCACTGGCCGCAGTTTTGATTTGGTCTCTGAATATGACTGTCACCCGCTATGTGGCAGATTATATTTCTCCCATCAGTATCAGTTTCTACCGCTGGGCCTTGGCCTTACTGATTTTAACTCCATTCATGTTGCCCAAAGTCAAAGCAGCGTGGCCGGAGATCCGTCCATATCTCGGGCATTTTGCTGTTTTGAGTGCGCTGGGAATGGTGCTTTATCAGGGGTTGGCTTATAGTTCGGCACACTATACCACTGCAACCAATATGGGCCTGATCAATGCCTTTATTCCTATTTTTACCATTATCGTGGGTATTTTTGTTTTAAGGATTCGCCCAACACAGGCTGCAGTGCTGGGGAGTCTTCTGTCTTTTATTGGCTTGATGTATGTCATGGAACAAGGGCAGGGCCTGCAGTTTTTAACTGTTGGTGAAAGTTATATTGGCGATCTTTTGATGTTGATCGCAGTATTTTTCTATGCCTGTTATGGCGTGTTTCTGAAAAAATGGCAGATTCAGATTCCACTCTTAGTGAGCCTGTATATTCAGATTTTTATGGCCTTTCTCTATCATATTCCTTTGGTATTGATTTTAGGTCTGGACAGCATCAATCATGCTAATGCAGCCAGCATTATCTATGCCGGAATTTTCCCATCCATTGCCGCGCCGTTATTCTGGATGATGGCTGTGCAGCAACTTGGTCCCAATCGCAGCAGTATTTTTATGAATCTGATGCCGGTTTTTACTGCAGTAGTCGCATATTTGTGGCTGGGTGAAGCGTGGACCATGTATCACAGTATCGGCGGTGGCATCATTTTACTTGGAATCCTCTGGGCTCAATATCCCGGAAGATCCGCTTAA
- a CDS encoding glutathione peroxidase, whose translation MTRSVYDIPVKTIEGTETTLNQYQGKVLLVVNVASKCGLTPQYEGLQKLYQDKKAEGLEILGFPANNFLEQEPGSEAEIQEFCSVNYKVDFPLFAKISVAGEDKHPLYTTLTQAIPERIGEGPWWKDLVDYGLTPNQPPEVLWNFEKFLINKNGEVVARFAPDITADDPRIVDAVNAELAK comes from the coding sequence ATGACTCGCTCTGTATATGACATTCCAGTCAAAACCATTGAAGGAACAGAAACCACTTTAAACCAGTACCAAGGTAAGGTTTTGCTGGTGGTTAACGTCGCATCTAAATGTGGCCTGACGCCGCAATATGAAGGCTTACAAAAACTGTATCAGGACAAAAAAGCGGAAGGTCTGGAAATTCTGGGCTTCCCTGCCAATAACTTTTTGGAACAGGAACCGGGTAGCGAAGCCGAGATTCAGGAATTCTGTTCAGTAAATTATAAAGTCGACTTCCCGCTATTTGCTAAAATCTCTGTCGCGGGCGAAGACAAGCATCCTTTATATACCACCCTTACGCAAGCGATCCCGGAACGTATCGGTGAAGGCCCTTGGTGGAAAGATTTGGTCGATTATGGTCTAACCCCAAATCAGCCACCAGAAGTGCTCTGGAACTTTGAAAAATTCCTGATCAATAAAAATGGTGAAGTAGTGGCACGTTTTGCTCCAGATATTACTGCAGATGATCCACGGATTGTCGATGCAGTGAATGCAGAACTTGCAAAATAA
- a CDS encoding pirin family protein produces MSNSVLYSVVPVTSRLDLKDPFIFTVHHQDHYPQGNSKLGPVSPPQQHEYDMYYGESIPGFPEHPHTGFETITIVERGYVDHFDSLGNSGRYGAGDVQWLTTGNGVRHCEMFPLVHQDQDNPLELFQIWLNSSPEQKKQPADYKMLWREQIPHVFSADTAGRKADIRVISGQFKQTQALDRPPHSWAAMPENQLNIYLITLGPEAELIIPATTATATRFCYFYQGRSLELEGQKIAPKHLLELKPDADIQLKGGLLESHILWLEGEPIGAPVAMHGPFVLNSAQELDTAFRRYRETQFGGWPWRSAEPSFPPEHPRFASYEGGKREEYPDQPDKEATE; encoded by the coding sequence ATGTCGAATTCAGTGCTGTATTCTGTGGTTCCAGTCACATCCCGGCTTGATCTGAAAGATCCTTTTATTTTTACAGTTCATCATCAAGATCATTATCCGCAAGGCAATTCTAAATTAGGCCCAGTTTCCCCGCCACAGCAGCATGAATATGACATGTATTATGGCGAGAGTATTCCCGGCTTTCCGGAGCATCCGCATACAGGTTTTGAAACCATTACCATTGTCGAGCGCGGTTATGTCGATCATTTTGACTCGCTGGGAAACTCGGGACGTTATGGTGCAGGTGATGTGCAATGGCTGACTACCGGCAATGGGGTGCGGCATTGCGAGATGTTTCCCTTAGTCCATCAGGATCAGGACAATCCTCTGGAGCTTTTTCAAATCTGGCTGAATTCCTCACCGGAACAGAAAAAGCAGCCGGCCGATTATAAAATGTTGTGGCGTGAACAGATTCCACATGTATTTTCAGCAGATACGGCCGGACGTAAAGCGGATATCCGGGTCATTTCAGGGCAGTTTAAACAGACTCAGGCACTGGATCGGCCACCACATTCATGGGCAGCCATGCCAGAGAATCAGCTCAATATTTATTTAATCACTTTAGGGCCGGAAGCAGAATTAATCATTCCTGCAACCACTGCTACTGCAACGCGTTTTTGTTATTTTTATCAAGGTAGAAGCTTGGAGCTTGAAGGACAGAAGATAGCGCCGAAGCATCTACTTGAACTCAAACCGGATGCAGATATTCAGCTCAAAGGTGGGCTGCTGGAATCACATATTTTATGGCTGGAAGGTGAACCGATCGGTGCACCGGTGGCTATGCATGGGCCTTTTGTTCTGAATAGTGCGCAAGAGCTAGATACTGCTTTTCGCCGTTATCGCGAAACCCAGTTTGGTGGCTGGCCTTGGCGAAGTGCTGAACCGTCATTTCCACCAGAACACCCACGTTTTGCCAGTTATGAAGGTGGCAAACGTGAAGAATATCCAGACCAACCAGACAAAGAAGCCACTGAATAG
- a CDS encoding NAD-dependent succinate-semialdehyde dehydrogenase — MAYQSINPFTNQKLKDYPSHNDQDIQNALDAAEQILKSDWSQQVDTRIEVLRKLASNMREQKSELAKLMTLDMGKLIKQSEGEIETCAKIAEYYADHAKEFLAPVSYQTDLGEAWVEHHPLGIIMAVEPWNFPFYQLMRVFAPNCAIGNPVLAKHAGIVPQCAEAFEKLVSEAGAPKGVWTNLFISSDQVKDVIADKRVRGVALTGSEGAGSAVAEQAGKHLKKSTLELGGNDVFIVLDDADLERALKLGCQARVNNAGQVCTAAKRFILHEKIAEQFKAGMLNAFEQLKLGDPLDPETTLGPLSSKDALEKLSKQVEKAVAQGATVVTGGKAVEHQGNFYAPTILENITRENEAWYEEFFGPVAQIYVAKDDDEIVEIANDSNYGLGGVIHSQDIERAKKLASRVETGMIWINWFTDTTPELPFGGIKNSGYGHELSIDGFREFVQKKLVVVKSPKK; from the coding sequence ATGGCTTATCAATCTATTAATCCATTTACCAATCAAAAATTGAAAGACTACCCATCCCATAACGATCAAGATATTCAAAATGCACTTGATGCAGCAGAACAAATCCTAAAGTCAGACTGGTCACAACAGGTCGATACTCGTATTGAAGTACTGCGCAAATTGGCCAGCAATATGCGAGAGCAAAAATCTGAACTGGCCAAGCTCATGACGCTGGATATGGGGAAACTGATCAAGCAGAGTGAAGGTGAAATCGAAACCTGCGCCAAAATTGCCGAATACTATGCTGATCATGCCAAAGAATTTTTAGCACCAGTGTCTTATCAGACCGATCTGGGTGAAGCTTGGGTCGAGCATCATCCACTGGGTATTATCATGGCGGTTGAACCGTGGAACTTCCCGTTTTATCAACTAATGCGGGTCTTTGCCCCAAACTGTGCGATTGGTAATCCAGTCTTGGCAAAACATGCCGGCATTGTGCCGCAATGTGCCGAAGCCTTTGAAAAGCTGGTATCAGAGGCAGGTGCACCCAAAGGTGTCTGGACCAATCTGTTTATCAGCTCCGATCAGGTTAAAGATGTGATTGCAGACAAACGCGTACGTGGGGTAGCACTCACAGGTTCAGAAGGTGCGGGCAGTGCAGTCGCTGAACAGGCCGGGAAACATCTTAAAAAATCCACACTGGAATTGGGTGGTAATGATGTATTTATCGTACTGGATGATGCAGATCTGGAACGCGCGCTCAAGTTAGGTTGTCAGGCGCGGGTCAATAATGCCGGGCAGGTGTGTACGGCGGCGAAACGATTTATCTTGCATGAAAAAATTGCCGAACAATTCAAAGCTGGCATGCTGAACGCTTTTGAACAGTTAAAACTGGGTGATCCGCTTGATCCTGAAACCACGTTAGGGCCGCTGTCTTCAAAAGATGCGCTGGAAAAACTCTCCAAACAGGTCGAAAAGGCTGTAGCGCAAGGTGCGACCGTAGTCACTGGCGGTAAGGCTGTAGAACATCAAGGCAATTTCTATGCGCCAACCATTCTGGAAAATATTACGCGTGAAAATGAAGCCTGGTATGAAGAATTCTTTGGCCCGGTGGCGCAAATCTATGTAGCGAAGGATGATGATGAAATTGTCGAAATTGCCAATGATTCTAATTATGGCTTAGGTGGCGTGATTCATTCACAGGATATCGAGCGCGCTAAAAAACTGGCGTCACGGGTAGAAACTGGCATGATCTGGATCAACTGGTTTACTGACACCACGCCCGAATTGCCATTTGGTGGAATCAAAAATTCCGGTTATGGGCATGAACTGTCGATTGATGGTTTTAGAGAGTTTGTGCAGAAGAAACTGGTCGTCGTCAAAAGCCCGAAAAAATAA